Below is a window of Shinella sp. PSBB067 DNA.
GGCATCTCCTTCCGCGAGATGGTGGAAAAGCACGGCGGCGGCATTCGCGGTGGCTGGGACAACCTGCTCGCCGTCATCCCGGGCGGTGCGTCGTGCCCGGTCGTCAAGGCCGAGGACATGATGAACGTCACGCTCGACTTCGACGGCCTGCGCGAGGTGAAGTCCTCGTTCGGCACCGGCGGCATGATCATCATGGATCGCTCGACGGACATCATCAAGGCGATCTGGCGCATCTCGGCTTTCTTCAAGCACGAGAGCTGCGGCCAGTGCACGCCCTGCCGCGAAGGCACGGGCTGGATGATGCGCGTCATGGAGCGCATGGTGCGCGGCAACGCGCAGAAGCGCGAGATCGACATGCTCTTCGACGTGACGAAGCAGATCGAGGGCCACACGATCTGCGCGCTCGGCGACGCCGCGGCCTGGCCGATCCAGGGCCTCATCCGCAACTTCCGCCCCGAGATCGAGGCGCGCATCGACCAGTACACCGCCAATGCCATGGCGCATGGCGCGGTGCTGGAAGCAGCGGAGTAGGACGATGACGAAGCCGGTTGGACAGGATGCGAATGCGACCAAAGTCCCGCCGGCTGAAGCTGCCGGCGACGACCCGTTCGGGCTGTCGCCGTGGCTGAAGCAGATGCCGGACGTGCCGCTGCATCCGCTGATGGCGCATCCGATGGCGGCGATGGCCGCCACGACCGCGATCGGCTTCGCCATTGCCGGCCAGATGGCAGGGGCGATGCTGGGCGTGATGCAGAGCGCGGCGGAGCGGACGAAGGCGATGCTGGACGAGGCGGCGGAACCGACCGCCAGGGCCGAAGCCGCGAAAGAGACGGCAGCGCCGGTGAAGGCGAAGCCGGAGCTGCGGGTGGTTCCGAAGACGGAAACGCCAGCGGCGGAACCGAAGGTCAAGGTGGCGCGCGAAAGGAGCGCGACGCCGAAGACGGCGCAAGCGAGGCCGGCGCGCAAGGCGCCGGCGGCCAAAGCCGGGAAGGCCGATGACCTGAAGGCGATTTCGGGCATCGGGCCGAAGCTGGAGCAGGTGCTGAACGGCATGGGGCTCAAGCGCTACGCCGACATCGCTGCCCTGACGGACGCGGATGCGGCAAGGATCGAAGCCGAACTCGGGTTCAGCGGGCGCATCGCCCGCGACGGCTGGGTGGAGCAGGCAAGGACGCTGGCGAAGGGCAGGGGCTAGGGCCCGCCGGAACCGGCAGATGGAACAAAGGCCGAAGGGAAGGGCGAAGGCCCGGAGCGGAAGCCGGAGAATGGCGCTGGCAGGGCGGGGTTTCCCCGCGTCAGAAGCGGGATTGAGATATGGCAAAGCTGATAGTCGACGGAAAAGAAATTGAAGTCCCGGATCACTTCACGCTGCTTCAGGCGTGCGAGGAGGCGGGTGCCGAAGTTCCGCGCTTCTGTTTCCACGAGCGGCTGTCGGTTGCCGGCAACTGCCGCATGTGCCTCGTCGAGGTGAAGGGCGGCCCGCCGAAGCCGGCGGCCTCCTGCGCCATGGGCGTGCGCGACCTGCGTCCCGGCCCGAACGGCGAACCGCCGGAAGTCTTCACGACCACGCCGATGGTCAAGAAGGCGCGCGAAGGCGTGATGGAATTCCTGCTCATCAACCATCCGCTCGATTGCCCGATCTGCGACCAGGGCGGCGAATGCGACCTGCAGGACCAGGCGATGGCCTTCGGCATCGACAGTTCGCGCTACGCCGAGAACAAGCGCGCGGTCGAGGACAAGTATATCGGCCCGCTCGTCAAGACGGTCATGACGCGCTGCATCCACTGCACGCGCTGTGTCCGCTTCACCACGGAAGTCGCCGGCATCAGCGAACTCGGCCTCATCGGCCGCGGCGAGGACGCCGAGATCACCACCTATCTCGAACAGGCGATGACCTCCGAGCTGCAGGGCAATGTGGTCGACCTCTGCCCGGTCGGCGCGTTGACCTCCAAGCCCTTCGCCTTCACGGCCCGTCCGTGGGAACTGAACAAGACGGAATCCATCGACGTCATGGATGCCGTCGGCTCGGCCATCCGCGTCGATACGCGCGGCCGTGAAGTCATGCGCATCCTGCCGCGCGTCAACGAAGAGATCAACGAGGAGTGGATCTCCGACAAGACCCGCTACATCTGGGACGGCCTGAAGACCCAGCGTCTCGACCGCCCCTATGTCCGCAGTAACGGCCGTCTCCAGCCGGCAAGCTGGGCCGAGGCCTTCGGCGCCGTCAAGGCCGCCGTCGCCGGCAAGGCGGGCGAGCGCATCGGCGCCATCGCCGGTGATCTTGCCTCCGTCGAGGAAATCTTCGCGCTGCGCGAACTGATGACCGCGCTCGGCTCTGTCAACGTCGACTGCCGCCAGGACGGCTCGGCGCTCGACCCGTCGCTCGGCCGCGCCAGCTACATCTTCAACCCGACCATCGAAGGCATCGAAGAGGCCGACGCGCTGCTGATCGTCGGCTCCAACCCGCGCCTGGAAGCGGCCGTGCTCAACGCCCGCATCCGCAAGCGCTGGCGCATGGACAACTTCCCGATCGGCGTGATCGGCGCAGACGGCGATTTGCGCTATGGCTACGAATATCTCGGCGCCGGCGCGGATACGCTCTCCGGCCTCATCGACGGCTCGGTCAAGTTCGCCGCCAAGCTGAAGAAGGCCGAGCGCCCGATGATCATCGTCGGCCAGGGCGCGCTGTCGCGTCCCGATGGCCTCGCCGTCCTTTCGGCCGTTTCCGCCCTTGCGGAAAAGGTCGGCGCGGTGAAGGCGGGCTGGAACGGCCTTGCCGTGCTGCATACCGCGGCCGCGCGCGTCGGCGGCCTCGACCTCGGCTTCGTGCCGGGTGAGGGCGGCAAGACGGCGGCGGAGATGCTGACGGGCACGGACGTGCTGTTCCTGCTCGGCGCCGACGAGATGGACTTCGCGCAGAAGACCGCCTTCACGGTCTATATCGGCTCGCACGGCGACAACGCCGCCCATGTCGCCGACGTGATCCTGCCGGGTGCGGCCTATACAGAGAAGTCGGGCCTCTGGGTCAACACCGAGGGCCGCGTCCAGATGGGCAACCGCGCCGGCTTCGCGCCGGGCGACGCGCGCGAGGACTGGGCGATCCTGCGCGCCCTCTCCGACGTTCTCGGCAAGAAGCTGCCGTTCGATTCGCTTGCCCAGCTTCGCGAGAAGCTCTATGCCGCGCACCCGCATTTCGCCGCGATCGACGAGATTTCGCCCGGCGATATCGCCGATCTGTCCGCCCTTGCGAAAAAAGGCGGGACGATGGCGAATTCCGGGTTTGCGTCTCCGATCAAAGACTTCTATTTGACGAACCCGATAGCGCGCGCTTCCGCGGTCATGGCCGAATGCTCGGCTCTGGCCCGCAACAATTTCAAAGTCGCGGCGGAATGAGCGCGAAGGGATAAAGCATTATGGACGCTTTCGTTTCGACCTATGTCTGGCCCGCGGTGATCATGATCGCCCAATCGCTTCTGCTGCTGGTCGCGCTTCTGGTCTTCATCGCCTACGTGCTCCTTGCCGACCGCAAGATCTGGGCCGCCGTGCAGCTTCGCCGCGGCCCGAACGTCGTCGGTCCCTGGGGGCTCTTCCAGTCCTTCGCCGACCTTCTGAAGTTCGTCTTCAAGGAGCCGGTCATCCCGGCCGGCGCCAACAAGGCGATCTTCCTGCTCGCCCCGCTCGTCTCCGTGACGCTGGCGCTCGCCACCTGGGCGGTGGTGCCGCTCAACAACGGCTGGGTGATCGCCAACATCAATGTCGGCATCCTCTACATCTTCGCGATCTCCTCGCTCGAAGTGTACGGCATCATCATGGGCGGCTGGGCTTCGAACTCGAAGTACCCGTTCCTCGGCGCGCTGCGCTCGGCCGCGCAGATGGTCTCCTACGAAGTGTCGATCGGTTTCGTCATCGTCACGGTGCTGCTGTGCGTCGGCTCGCTGAACCTGACGGACATCGTCACGGCGCAGAGCGACGGCCTCGGCACGCGCCTCGGCCTGCCGCCGTCCTTCCTCGACTGGCACTGGCTGTCGCTGTTCCCGATGTTCGTGGTGTTCTTCATCTCGGCGCTCGCCGAGACGAACCGCCCGCCCTTCGACCTTCCCGAAGCCGAATCCGAACTCGTCGCCGGCTTCATGGTCGAATACGGCTCGACCCCGTACATGATGTTCATGCTCGGCGAATATGCCGCCATCTGCCTGATGTGCGCGCTGACCACGATCCTCTTCCTCGGCGGCTGGCTGCCTCCGGTCGACGTCTGGTTCCTCAACTGGGTCCCGGGCATCGTCTGGTTCGTCCTGAAGGCATCCTTCGTCTTCTTCATGTTCGCGATGGTGAAGGCCTTCGTGCCGCGCTATCGCTACGACCAGCTCATGCGTCTCGGCTGGAAGGTCTTTCTTCCGATCTCGCTGGCCATGGTCGTCATCGTTGCATTCGTGCTGAAGCTCACGGGTTGGTCCGCATGAGGACCGCCCTGATCTCCGGCAGCATTGGAGCTTGAAATGGCTAGTCTTTCGCAAGCCGTGAATTCGCTGTTCCTCAAGGAATTCGTCGGCGCGTTCTTCCTGTCGATGCGCTACTTCTTCCGCGCCAAGGCGACGGTGAACTACCCGTTCGAAAAGGGCCCGGTCTCCCCGCGCTTCCGCGGCGAGCACGCATTGCGCCGCTATCCCAACGGCGAAGAGCGCTGCATCGCCTGCAAGCTGTGCGAGGCCATCTGTCCGGCCCAGGCCATCACCATCGAGGCCGGCCCGCGGCGCAACGACGGCACGCGCCGCACCGTTCGCTACGACATCGACATGGTGAAGTGCATCTATTGCGGCTTCTGCCAGGAAGCCTGCCCGGTCGACGCTATCGTCGAAGGTCCGAACTTCGAGTTCTCGACCGAGACACGCGAGGAGCTCTACTACGACAAGCAGAAGCTTCTGGAGAACGGCGACCGCTGGGAGCGGGAAATCGCCCGCAACATCGCTATGGACTCGCCTTACCGCTGATATGCAGCGGAAAGGTAAAATGAAAGCATGTGCCTGACGAAGGGTCGTCAGGCTTCGACGGGGCAGGGGGAACCTTCTCCGGGGAAGACGAAAAGGCACCAAAATGGGTCTGCAGGCTCTATTCTTCTATCTGTTCGCCTTCGTGGCGGTGGCGTCCGCCTTCATGGTGATCGCGTCGAGGAACCCGGTCTATTCCGTGCTGTTCCTGATCCTCACCTTTTTCAACGCGGCCGGCCTGTTCCTCCTGACGGGCGCCGAGTTCCTGGCGATGATCCTGCTGGTCGTCTATGTCGGCGCCGTCGCGGTCCTCTTCCTCTT
It encodes the following:
- a CDS encoding NADH:ubiquinone oxidoreductase; this encodes MTKPVGQDANATKVPPAEAAGDDPFGLSPWLKQMPDVPLHPLMAHPMAAMAATTAIGFAIAGQMAGAMLGVMQSAAERTKAMLDEAAEPTARAEAAKETAAPVKAKPELRVVPKTETPAAEPKVKVARERSATPKTAQARPARKAPAAKAGKADDLKAISGIGPKLEQVLNGMGLKRYADIAALTDADAARIEAELGFSGRIARDGWVEQARTLAKGRG
- the nuoG gene encoding NADH-quinone oxidoreductase subunit NuoG — translated: MAKLIVDGKEIEVPDHFTLLQACEEAGAEVPRFCFHERLSVAGNCRMCLVEVKGGPPKPAASCAMGVRDLRPGPNGEPPEVFTTTPMVKKAREGVMEFLLINHPLDCPICDQGGECDLQDQAMAFGIDSSRYAENKRAVEDKYIGPLVKTVMTRCIHCTRCVRFTTEVAGISELGLIGRGEDAEITTYLEQAMTSELQGNVVDLCPVGALTSKPFAFTARPWELNKTESIDVMDAVGSAIRVDTRGREVMRILPRVNEEINEEWISDKTRYIWDGLKTQRLDRPYVRSNGRLQPASWAEAFGAVKAAVAGKAGERIGAIAGDLASVEEIFALRELMTALGSVNVDCRQDGSALDPSLGRASYIFNPTIEGIEEADALLIVGSNPRLEAAVLNARIRKRWRMDNFPIGVIGADGDLRYGYEYLGAGADTLSGLIDGSVKFAAKLKKAERPMIIVGQGALSRPDGLAVLSAVSALAEKVGAVKAGWNGLAVLHTAAARVGGLDLGFVPGEGGKTAAEMLTGTDVLFLLGADEMDFAQKTAFTVYIGSHGDNAAHVADVILPGAAYTEKSGLWVNTEGRVQMGNRAGFAPGDAREDWAILRALSDVLGKKLPFDSLAQLREKLYAAHPHFAAIDEISPGDIADLSALAKKGGTMANSGFASPIKDFYLTNPIARASAVMAECSALARNNFKVAAE
- the nuoH gene encoding NADH-quinone oxidoreductase subunit NuoH, which gives rise to MDAFVSTYVWPAVIMIAQSLLLLVALLVFIAYVLLADRKIWAAVQLRRGPNVVGPWGLFQSFADLLKFVFKEPVIPAGANKAIFLLAPLVSVTLALATWAVVPLNNGWVIANINVGILYIFAISSLEVYGIIMGGWASNSKYPFLGALRSAAQMVSYEVSIGFVIVTVLLCVGSLNLTDIVTAQSDGLGTRLGLPPSFLDWHWLSLFPMFVVFFISALAETNRPPFDLPEAESELVAGFMVEYGSTPYMMFMLGEYAAICLMCALTTILFLGGWLPPVDVWFLNWVPGIVWFVLKASFVFFMFAMVKAFVPRYRYDQLMRLGWKVFLPISLAMVVIVAFVLKLTGWSA
- the nuoI gene encoding NADH-quinone oxidoreductase subunit NuoI encodes the protein MASLSQAVNSLFLKEFVGAFFLSMRYFFRAKATVNYPFEKGPVSPRFRGEHALRRYPNGEERCIACKLCEAICPAQAITIEAGPRRNDGTRRTVRYDIDMVKCIYCGFCQEACPVDAIVEGPNFEFSTETREELYYDKQKLLENGDRWEREIARNIAMDSPYR